The region TGGTGGCGAACGACGGCGTGAAGACGGCCGGCATGATCCTCGTCACGACTGACAAGGGTCTGTGCGGCGGTCTGAACACGAACGTGCTGCGCGCGTCGCTGCAGAAGTTCAAGGAGCTCGAAGAGCAGGGCCAGAAGGTCGAAGCCACCGCGATCGGCGGCAAGGGCCTTGGCTTCCTGAACCGCTTCGGCGCGAAGGTGATCTCGCAGGTCGTGCATCTCGGCGATACGCCGCACCTCGACAAGCTGATCGGCGCGGTGAAGACGCAGCTCGATCTGTATTCGGAAGGCAAGCTGTCGGCGGTTTATCTCGCGTACACGCGCTTCGTCAACACGATGAAGCAGGAAACGGTGATCGAGCAGTTGCTGCCGCTGTCGTCGGAACATTTCGACGCCAATGACGGCACGCCGGCCACGTCGTGGGACTACATCTACGAGCCGGACGCGCAGGCGGTGGTTGACGAGCTGCTCGTGCGTTACGTCGAGGCGCTGGTGTATCAGGCGGTCGCGGAAAACATGGCGTCGGAGCAATCGGCGCGGATGGTCGCGATGAAGGCCGCTTCGGACAACGCGAAGACGGTGATCAGCGAGCTTCAGCTGTCGTACAACAAGAGCCGTCAGGCGGCGATCACGAAGGAATTGTCGGAGATCGTCGGCGGCGCCGCCGCGGTGTAACGCGGCACGCGCGACGCCGGCTGCGTCTCGAAACTGCGCCTTTGCGCGAGTAAAGAATCAGGTATTGAAAGGAAAAGCGATGAGTACTGCTGCTTTGGTAGAAGGCAAGATCGTACAGTGCATCGGCGCCGTTATCGACGTGGAATTCCCGCGCGAGAGCATGCCGAAGATCTACGACGCGCTCATTCTGGAAGGCTCGGAACTGACGCTCGAAGTCCAGCAGCAGCTGGGCGACGGCGTGGTCCGTACCATCTGTCTGGGTGCCTCCGACGGCCTGCGCCGCGGCGTCGTGGTGAAGAATACGGGCAATCCGATTTCGGTGCCGGTCGGCAAGCCGACCCTCGGCCGCATCATGGACGTGCTCGGCCGCCCGATCGACGAGGCGGGACCGATCGAGAGCGAAAACAAGCGCTCGATCCACCAGAAGGCGCCGGCGTTCGACGAGCTGTCGCCGTCGACCGAACTGCTCGAAACGGGCATCAAGGTCATCGATCTGATCTGCCCGTTCGCAAAGGGCGGCAAGGTCGGCCTGTTCGGCGGCGCGGGCGTGGGCAAGACCGTCAACATGATGGAGCTCATCAACAACATCGCGAAGGAGCACGGCGGTTACTCCGTGTTCGCGGGCGTGGGCG is a window of Burkholderia mallei ATCC 23344 DNA encoding:
- the atpG gene encoding F0F1 ATP synthase subunit gamma; translation: MAGMKEIRGKIKSVQNTRKITKAMEMVAASKMRRAQERMRAARPYAEKVRAIAAHMSRANPEYRHPFMVANDGVKTAGMILVTTDKGLCGGLNTNVLRASLQKFKELEEQGQKVEATAIGGKGLGFLNRFGAKVISQVVHLGDTPHLDKLIGAVKTQLDLYSEGKLSAVYLAYTRFVNTMKQETVIEQLLPLSSEHFDANDGTPATSWDYIYEPDAQAVVDELLVRYVEALVYQAVAENMASEQSARMVAMKAASDNAKTVISELQLSYNKSRQAAITKELSEIVGGAAAV